Proteins found in one Balaenoptera musculus isolate JJ_BM4_2016_0621 chromosome 4, mBalMus1.pri.v3, whole genome shotgun sequence genomic segment:
- the LOC118894238 gene encoding nucleophosmin-like, which yields MEMDMSPLRPQNYLLAVEEDAESEDEEEGDVTLLSMSGKRAAPGSGSKVPQKKVKLAADEDEDDDDDDDDDEEAEEKAPVKKSQESFKKQEKTPKTPKRPNSVEDIKAKMKATIGKGGPLPKVEAKFINNVKNCFQMTDQEAIQDLW from the exons ATGGAGATGGACATGAGCCCCCTGAGGCCCCAGAACTATCTTCTCG CTGTGGAGGAAGATGCTGAGTCAGAAGATGAAGAGGAGGGGGATGTGACACTCCTAAGTATGTCTGGAAAGCGTGCTGCCCCTGGAAGTGGTAGCAAGGTTccacagaaaaaagtaaaacttgctgctgatgaagatgaagatgatgatgatgatgacgacgatgatgaggaagctgaagaaaaAGCTCCAGTAAAGAAATC TCAAGAATCcttcaaaaaacaggaaaaaactcCTAAAACACCAAAAAGACCTAACTCTGTAGAAGAcattaaagcaaaaatgaaagcaactaTAGGAAAAGGTGGTCCCCTTCCCAAAGTGGAAGCCAAGTTCATCAATAATGTGAAGAACTGTTTCCAGATGACTGACCAGGAGGCTATTCAAGATCTCTGGTAG